The Haloarcula sp. CBA1127 genomic interval TCCGACGTGGGCGAGGGCCACCGCCCCGGCCTGCGCGCCGTCGAGGAGCTGGACGCCTACTCGCCGCTGTTGGAACACGACATCGAGAAGTCCGAAGTCCGGGAAATCGCCCGCGAGTACGACCTCTCGGTCGCCGACAAGCCCTCGATGGCGTGTCTCTCCTCGCGGATTCCAACCGGCCTCGAAGTCACGGAGGAACGACTCTCCCGCGTCGAGAAGGCCGAGCGCCTCCTGCGGACGTGGGGCTTCGAGCAGTTCCGCGTGCGCGACCACGACGGCCTCGCCCGCATCGAGGTCGGCGAGGCGGAACTCGAAACCGCGCTCGACCCTGACTTCGTTCGCACCGCCCGCGAGCACATCGAAGACTGTGGCTTCGACCACGTGACGCTTGACCTCCACGGGTACGAAACCGGCAGTGTAAGCCCCGAAACAGAAGAATCAGCTGAGGAAGAGGCCGAGGACGTGGTTAGCAACGTTTTCGACGCCGACTATCCGTCCGTCGATTGACGACGTAACCCTTCTCAAACCAGTGCGTCACGTCAGCCATCGCTTCTACGTTGGGCGATCAGACACGCAAAGTAGCGCTTTCGTCGTCATGGAAAGTATGAGATAAAGTACAAGTGTAGCGGTACAGTCGGAACAAGTATAGACCACAGTGGACCGCGGTCGGGCTGAGTTCAGTGATATGCACGGCCAGCCTCGAAACACGGCAGGAATACCACGTTATATATGCTCGTTGACCTATTTCTTGATTCGGCGCTTCTCGTACTCGGTATCTTCTCGTTGTTTGCCATTCCGGTAGTTTTCGCGCAATCGACCGAAAACACGGACGCCGAATCCAAGTTAGAACGTGTCGCACCGCTGTTGCTCGTTATCGCCTACGTACTCTCGAAGCTCGTTCCGGGTCGGTTCGTTACGGTATCCCCGGGCGTGGAGAGTGCTGTCGGGACGCTAACCCTTGTACTCCTTGTCATCAGTATCTATTTCATGTTCGTCAGATAGCCAGCACCACAGCGCGACGACCACCCGCAGTCGCTCGTACTCCAGAGTTCACCGGTGAGAGTACAGAGAGGGTTCTGGGTCGTATCGCGTCAAGTAACAGCGATAGTAAGCACTCAGTCCAGCAACGTTCGCCAGCCAGTCATCTCCTTGTTGACCAGTGCAGAGCCGTCCCCGTCCAGTCGAATTTCGTTGACTGCGCAGTTCGGCTGTGAGCTTCGAGCGAGTGCTGTGTCCGGGCCCACATCGGTGAGTTTCGCCAGCAAGACCTTGATGACGCCGCCGTGGGTGACCACCAGCGTGGTTTCACCGGCGTCGGTCGTCGCGATTGCCCGGTCCCAGGCCGACTCGACCCGTCCGCGGAAGGTCGGAATGCCCTCGCCGCCTTCCGGGGCTGCGTCGAGTGAGATGACGCTCGCGTCCCGGTTGTGGCCGGGGAACTCATCGAGCAGTTCCTCCGCGTACAGGCCCTGCATGGTTCCGAAGCCGCGCTCACGCCAGTCAGTCTCGAACTCAGGGTCGGGCAGGCCACCGTAACCGTCGTTGGCTGCGGCGGCCGTCTCGCGGGTGCGCCGGAGGTCCGACGCGAAGACGCGGTCGACGCCGTAGCGCTCATCGAGCCATGTTCCAAGTGCTGTGGCCTGCTTCTGTCCCCGTTCGGTCAGCCGACTCGGGGCCCACCCCTGAATACGACCGTCGCGGTTCCACGTCGTCTCGCCGTGCCGGGCGACAAGGAGGGCCCCCATCTCATTCCTCCCGGTTTCGCCAGCGCGCGACGGCGATGGTCCCCTCATAGAGGAGGACAAGGCCGGCAGCGACGGCGATTGCGGCGTTTCTCGGGAGGCTGAACTGGTTGATGAGGCGGAACAGCGTCGGGTCAGGGCTACCGAGGTAGCCGACGACGATAGCGACGGCCCACACCGGCAGGCGGGCGGCCCGGAACCCGCGCCAGAGTTTGACCGAGCCGTAGTAGTTCTTGTTCACGTACGCTAGCGCCTCGAACAGGACGATCATCCCGCCGCCGACAAGCATCGGCGTGGCGTTGCCGAGGCCGACAGATGCGAGCGTCTCAGTAACTGTGGCTGGCAGTTGCTCGTAGTAGCCCGTCGGGACCGGCGCGGGGCTGAGGACGTAGCCGGCGATACCGGCGGTCAGCCACGCGACCGGGCGGCGAGCGGCGAGGTCGTCCGCCGTCGGGACCGGCGACGTGCTGCCGGTCCAGCGAAGGAGCAGCAGGGTCCCCTCGAACAGCCCGATCATCGTCACGGCGACCATGAGCGGGGCCATCCCGGTCGGGTCCGGGCTGAACAGGAACGCCACGGCGGCGAAGCCACCCCAGAAGTACAGCCGCCGGTCCTGCAGCCACTGGCGTGTCGTCACGCCCATCATCACCGCGAGCATCACAAACAGCGGAATCTGGAAGATAAGCGCGAACAGCCCCAGCATCAGGATGATGAGGTTGAACGTCTCGCTCAGGCCGAAGGCCAGGTCGGCTGCGCGGTCGGAGTAGGTGATGAAGTAATCGAACATCGCCCGCAACACGGCGAAGTACGCGAAGCCGACGCCGACGGCTGCGAGAACGAGACTTGTCGGAACCGCGGCCAGATAGTAGCGTCGCTCGCGGGGGTACAGCCCCGGTCGCATGAACAGGTACGTCTGGTAGACGAACACCGGTAAGGCGACGATAAAGCCGACTAGCGATGATACCTTCAGCCGCGCCAGAATGAGCGCGAGCGGGTTGTACACGTTCGGACAGTCAGCGCCCTCGACGACGCTGCCGTCGGCATTCGTCGCGACCTGACCGCAGGCCTTGGCCGGGCCGTCAAGGAACGAGTACCACAGGAAGTTGATGAGTTCGTCGGAGTACGGTAGGGCGATGACGGCGACGACAGCCATCACGCCGACGACGACGAACAGTCGCATCGCCATCTCCTCGACGTGGTCGGCCAGGGGCATCTCCTCGTCGTCGGGTGCGCCCTCGTCAACCATGTCATCGTCGGGGTCGTAGCTCGGCGCATTTCCGCCGCCGGTCGTCGGCGCAGCACCACCGGCACCGGCCGGCGACGGCGTCGGTTTGCCCCAGTCAGTCGGAACGTCCGCCGGAACAGCGGCGGAGATATCCGACGCGTCACGGTCGAACAGCCCGGCGCTGGATTCGGATTCTATTGGGGCAGCGTGTGAGCTAACAGTGTCCTCGTCACCGCCGGCCGGCGCTGGACCGGGACCCGTCACGTCGTCCGTTTCCCGGTTGGCATCGGCCTCAGCCACGGGGTCGGTGGGGATTGACGAATCGTCGGATTCGTCATCGGACGGTAGTGGCGGCTCATCGGGCCTGCGCCGCTCGTCGTCTGCGTCACCGTCCTCCATCTGTCCCGGGCTTAGACGGTGGGTATTGTAAACTTTCTTTTCGAGCAGTGGCTGTCACCGGGATGAATAAATTGATAACGCCCACTGGGCTAGGCACAGAGAAGATGGCGAGTGCTATCGACGAGGACACCGTCCAGACGGTCCAGAGCGGGCGCGCGACGCTCGGCGCGATGCTCCGCTCGGCACAGGTGCACCTCCAGAAGGTGTTCATCGTCTTCGTCATCGGGATGATCGGCACGATCATGGCGCTGCAGTACGGCGTCTGGGACACGCTCAAACAGGACCTACTGTACTCCCAGATGGACCTCACCACGCAGGAGGCCACGAGCATCGTCGCGGTCACGCCGTTCGACGTGATCCTTCTGCAGGTGAAAATCGGGGCCGTCATCGGAATTCTCATGTCGCTGCCGCTGCTGATCTACTTCGGCCGCGATGGGCTTCGCCAGCGCGGCTGGTGGCCGGCCGAGCACATCCCGACCTGGAAGGGCGCGCTGTTCGTCACGATAAGCCTGAGTTTGTTCGCCGGCGGCGTCGGCTACGCCTACGAGCTGTTCTTCCCCCTGATGTTCAACTTCCTCGCCGGGGACGCGTTCAAGGCCGGCTTCACGCCGCAGTACTCCATCGTCAAGTGGTTCCAGTTCGTCTTCCTGCTGGCCGTTTCCTTTGGACTCGCCGCCCAGTTGCCGCTCGTGATGACGGTGCTCTCCTACACTGAAATCGTCCCCTATGAGACGTTCCGGGACAAGTGGCGCTATGCAGTGATGGGTATTTTCGCCTTCGGTGCGCTGTTCTCGCCGCCGGACCCCTTCACCCAGATTATGTGGGCCGCGCCGCTGTGTGGCCTCTACGGTATCAGCCTCGCGCTTGCGAAGCTCGCAATGCTGATTCGCCGCTCGGGCGACCTGGTGAGCACGTGGAGCGTCGCTCGCGGGCACTGGAACACGATTC includes:
- the larE gene encoding ATP-dependent sacrificial sulfur transferase LarE, translated to MSAVSEKLAAAREDLESRDGVLIAFSGGVDSSVVAALAHDALGDDAIACTAKSETLPAAELTDATRVAEEIGIRHEIVEFSELDSEEFMQNDDMRCYHCRSMRLGAMYDRARELGIDVVCDGTNASDVGEGHRPGLRAVEELDAYSPLLEHDIEKSEVREIAREYDLSVADKPSMACLSSRIPTGLEVTEERLSRVEKAERLLRTWGFEQFRVRDHDGLARIEVGEAELETALDPDFVRTAREHIEDCGFDHVTLDLHGYETGSVSPETEESAEEEAEDVVSNVFDADYPSVD
- a CDS encoding histidine phosphatase family protein, translated to MGALLVARHGETTWNRDGRIQGWAPSRLTERGQKQATALGTWLDERYGVDRVFASDLRRTRETAAAANDGYGGLPDPEFETDWRERGFGTMQGLYAEELLDEFPGHNRDASVISLDAAPEGGEGIPTFRGRVESAWDRAIATTDAGETTLVVTHGGVIKVLLAKLTDVGPDTALARSSQPNCAVNEIRLDGDGSALVNKEMTGWRTLLD
- a CDS encoding twin-arginine translocase subunit TatC, with protein sequence MEDGDADDERRRPDEPPLPSDDESDDSSIPTDPVAEADANRETDDVTGPGPAPAGGDEDTVSSHAAPIESESSAGLFDRDASDISAAVPADVPTDWGKPTPSPAGAGGAAPTTGGGNAPSYDPDDDMVDEGAPDDEEMPLADHVEEMAMRLFVVVGVMAVVAVIALPYSDELINFLWYSFLDGPAKACGQVATNADGSVVEGADCPNVYNPLALILARLKVSSLVGFIVALPVFVYQTYLFMRPGLYPRERRYYLAAVPTSLVLAAVGVGFAYFAVLRAMFDYFITYSDRAADLAFGLSETFNLIILMLGLFALIFQIPLFVMLAVMMGVTTRQWLQDRRLYFWGGFAAVAFLFSPDPTGMAPLMVAVTMIGLFEGTLLLLRWTGSTSPVPTADDLAARRPVAWLTAGIAGYVLSPAPVPTGYYEQLPATVTETLASVGLGNATPMLVGGGMIVLFEALAYVNKNYYGSVKLWRGFRAARLPVWAVAIVVGYLGSPDPTLFRLINQFSLPRNAAIAVAAGLVLLYEGTIAVARWRNREE